In the genome of Pseudomonas sp. P5_109, one region contains:
- a CDS encoding DUF6124 family protein, with protein MFKVTPNPPDTDPVSPYESPDSNKLNEAAERALDHHFPPADPKPPKRNGQLFIVCPGIHPETLLANASEDLLSISAIAANLADDVDGSRRSVALALSRMADGVHLLVERTLDHLDEPEMAAIFAKQQNRVS; from the coding sequence ATGTTCAAGGTAACTCCAAATCCGCCGGACACCGATCCGGTCTCTCCCTACGAAAGCCCCGATTCAAACAAACTCAACGAAGCCGCCGAGCGCGCCCTCGACCATCACTTCCCGCCAGCCGACCCCAAACCACCAAAACGCAACGGCCAGCTCTTCATCGTCTGCCCGGGCATCCACCCTGAAACCCTGCTCGCCAATGCCTCGGAAGATTTGCTGTCCATCAGCGCCATCGCCGCCAACCTCGCCGACGATGTGGATGGCTCCCGCCGCTCCGTAGCCTTGGCGCTCAGCCGCATGGCTGACGGCGTGCATTTGTTGGTGGAGCGAACGCTGGATCATCTGGATGAGCCCGAGATGGCGGCGATTTTCGCCAAGCAACAAAATCGAGTCAGCTGA
- a CDS encoding toxin VasX → MTHPANLAAAAASKTAIGSPGACPLRQSHVQLLPLRYGLVEKPLDPSAELKLPYALTTRPLGIRLLRDGWLYVIDSVTGHLHEYQVLNGLVSALLHKGAKVADDQRTPIEERPALVFSRRSTLHVTFAEMQWTAAKCTQVLDSREEREHFMQAVDLGPVHCQTGGEHLLTVAQGKQWLAEIATDPARQAQAAQDRAEQEAESPSDAVLLPTVHVSDAPEHEREPYLWEQPRCFREAHIGEFLGRVRPAYQDDTLFLVVQDDLGVLRDLAEYQDTVVGWVDDWSNADHNERDYLLACYIESLSQLSPADVGNLADASNEPRVQTLFGDMEELPEPDREHTRKALLDYLNKGGKVEAVDVPAPPELVQLRKEAHAEAFKFAKYQGATPDFTAHSRASDDADRRYYTRQHFKVAPGEFVERHLDTLIKLGQEQNKRIVDVLEGSSFSGKRGVNDFIDRPAMDAALFQHRDDLGRWNRLLERITADRTMLVGAGRFHRSAWYYDAQEQQQLHQAFTAEYACLKDICRSDHASEILLGYLEKHPELTRPLFYTLPLRLQPERAAQYATLFNAGMGVFNNLPHWLGELKKIEQPHLPALDDLPEHTRAVADAAQHSLSPALNLGLSRALEGFDLAGGKMPDLDELFRRLPKALHARLLDAAKTTGVTFTVASPAEHAALQTNLKELLRERDYLKTLTRERNQLTHNKNRAGHRTQRAVDLQGEIVRVRGQLTQLEGRLAGALSPIAELPDQSVRLYGATPARAGVTVVFPPAQQLEVRSLLKDIRLGVQGVPNAKLIRSEGMGLLVFLVQGVNLVSVYREMQNQTGNKRTWAPLANALAATGAAGFIAAQSLADTALKARSTALVAGLQHQALQHVHVQMGKLHVGLGFFTYLFGFASSLSSFNSQQQKWQQATRTGDRSAQASAALATLGAGGMTAANAYGLGHTLHAGYTVAIARNAAARTAAWAAAGTRLSTVFFRFNLAGALFTILELGGTWLYNRYNLSAHDKWLKTTPWSLESETRGNHTLDEYQRYLAYLLNAPYAQLGPNEHDSWLKNLLLKAKPSDIHLVLPRLKLSDFQPPLSGQPAHRLGIGAHRIAIPLHSRGTPRERKDVISEEVANSLRIVQTGPDRLVLCLQYPLDPDSEFTPASETLELAVCIQTLNTKGVWESLTDVIHLNPRGKDHFPALPRQSVTEHPPLLLVETHLLELADHAHQD, encoded by the coding sequence ATGACTCACCCTGCGAACCTTGCTGCGGCCGCCGCTTCGAAAACCGCCATCGGCTCCCCCGGTGCCTGCCCCTTGCGCCAATCCCACGTGCAGCTGCTGCCCTTGCGTTATGGACTGGTGGAAAAGCCCCTCGACCCAAGTGCCGAACTGAAGCTGCCCTATGCCCTGACGACCCGCCCGCTGGGCATCCGTTTACTACGCGATGGCTGGTTGTACGTCATCGACAGCGTGACCGGCCACCTGCACGAATATCAGGTCCTCAACGGACTGGTCAGCGCCTTGCTGCACAAGGGCGCCAAGGTTGCCGACGATCAGCGCACGCCCATCGAAGAGCGTCCTGCACTGGTGTTTTCAAGGCGCAGCACCCTGCATGTGACCTTCGCCGAAATGCAGTGGACGGCGGCCAAATGCACGCAAGTGCTCGACAGCCGCGAGGAACGCGAACACTTCATGCAGGCCGTCGATCTTGGTCCGGTGCATTGCCAAACTGGTGGTGAACACCTGCTGACGGTCGCGCAAGGCAAACAGTGGCTGGCGGAGATTGCGACCGATCCGGCCCGGCAGGCGCAAGCCGCACAGGACCGTGCGGAACAGGAAGCCGAGTCACCGTCGGACGCCGTTCTATTGCCGACGGTGCACGTCAGCGATGCCCCCGAGCACGAACGTGAACCCTATTTGTGGGAGCAGCCGCGGTGCTTTCGCGAGGCGCATATCGGCGAGTTTCTCGGGCGGGTGCGCCCGGCTTATCAGGACGACACGCTGTTCCTTGTGGTGCAGGACGACCTCGGCGTATTGCGTGATCTGGCCGAATATCAGGACACCGTGGTCGGCTGGGTCGACGACTGGAGCAATGCCGACCACAACGAACGCGATTACCTGCTGGCCTGTTACATCGAATCCTTGAGCCAGCTCAGCCCTGCGGATGTCGGCAACCTGGCCGACGCCAGCAACGAACCGCGAGTCCAGACGCTTTTTGGCGATATGGAAGAGTTGCCCGAACCGGATCGGGAACACACCCGCAAAGCCTTGCTGGATTACCTGAACAAGGGCGGCAAGGTCGAGGCTGTCGACGTACCAGCCCCCCCGGAGCTGGTGCAGCTGCGCAAGGAAGCCCACGCCGAAGCGTTCAAATTCGCCAAGTACCAGGGCGCCACACCCGACTTCACCGCCCATAGCCGCGCCAGTGACGATGCCGACCGCCGTTACTACACGCGCCAACATTTCAAGGTCGCGCCCGGCGAATTCGTCGAGCGTCACCTCGATACCTTGATAAAACTCGGCCAAGAGCAAAACAAACGCATCGTCGATGTGCTCGAAGGCTCCAGCTTCAGTGGCAAACGCGGGGTCAACGACTTCATCGACCGACCGGCCATGGACGCTGCGTTGTTTCAGCATCGCGACGACCTTGGCCGTTGGAACCGCTTGCTCGAGCGCATCACCGCTGACCGCACCATGCTGGTGGGCGCCGGGCGCTTCCATCGTTCGGCCTGGTATTACGACGCGCAGGAGCAACAGCAACTCCACCAGGCCTTCACCGCCGAATACGCCTGCCTCAAGGACATCTGTCGCAGTGACCACGCCAGCGAAATTCTCCTCGGTTATCTGGAGAAGCACCCGGAACTGACCCGGCCGCTGTTCTACACCTTGCCCCTGCGTCTTCAGCCAGAACGGGCCGCGCAATACGCCACGTTGTTCAACGCCGGCATGGGCGTGTTCAACAACCTGCCGCACTGGTTGGGCGAGTTAAAGAAAATCGAACAGCCGCACCTGCCGGCCCTCGATGATTTACCCGAACACACCCGCGCCGTCGCGGATGCGGCTCAGCACAGTCTCAGCCCCGCGCTGAACCTGGGCTTGAGCCGGGCGCTGGAAGGGTTCGATCTGGCGGGAGGGAAAATGCCCGACCTCGACGAACTGTTCCGGCGCCTGCCCAAAGCGCTGCACGCACGGCTACTCGATGCGGCGAAAACCACCGGCGTGACCTTCACCGTCGCCAGCCCGGCGGAACACGCGGCGCTGCAAACCAACCTCAAGGAATTGCTCAGGGAGCGCGACTACCTGAAAACCCTGACCCGTGAACGCAACCAGCTCACCCACAACAAAAACCGGGCGGGACACAGGACCCAGCGGGCGGTGGATTTGCAGGGCGAGATCGTGCGGGTGCGCGGGCAGTTGACGCAACTTGAAGGCCGACTGGCGGGGGCGTTGAGTCCGATTGCGGAGTTGCCGGATCAGTCGGTTCGGCTGTATGGCGCGACGCCGGCTCGGGCGGGGGTGACGGTGGTGTTTCCACCGGCGCAGCAGTTGGAGGTGAGGAGTTTGTTGAAGGACATTCGGTTGGGGGTTCAAGGCGTGCCGAATGCGAAGTTGATTAGAAGCGAAGGGATGGGGTTGTTGGTGTTTTTGGTGCAGGGGGTGAATTTGGTTTCGGTGTATCGAGAGATGCAGAACCAAACCGGTAACAAGCGAACATGGGCTCCCTTGGCCAATGCGCTGGCGGCTACCGGAGCTGCGGGATTCATTGCGGCACAGAGTCTGGCTGATACCGCCTTGAAGGCACGTAGCACTGCACTCGTCGCGGGTCTTCAACACCAAGCCTTGCAGCATGTGCATGTGCAGATGGGTAAGCTGCATGTTGGCTTGGGTTTCTTTACCTACCTTTTTGGTTTTGCATCATCACTTTCCAGCTTCAACTCCCAACAACAGAAATGGCAGCAGGCGACGCGTACTGGAGATCGCTCGGCACAAGCTAGTGCGGCGCTTGCCACACTGGGTGCAGGCGGCATGACGGCTGCTAATGCCTATGGCTTGGGTCACACTTTGCACGCGGGCTATACCGTAGCGATTGCCAGAAACGCTGCTGCAAGAACAGCTGCTTGGGCCGCTGCAGGTACACGTCTATCCACCGTGTTTTTCCGCTTCAATCTGGCCGGTGCCCTGTTCACCATTTTGGAATTGGGCGGAACCTGGCTGTACAACCGTTACAACCTCAGTGCCCATGATAAATGGCTGAAAACCACACCCTGGAGCCTGGAATCCGAGACACGCGGCAACCATACCCTGGATGAATATCAGCGCTATCTGGCTTATTTGCTGAACGCCCCGTATGCGCAACTGGGTCCGAATGAGCATGACTCGTGGCTGAAAAACCTGCTGCTAAAAGCCAAGCCCAGCGACATTCACTTGGTGCTGCCAAGGCTCAAGCTCAGTGATTTCCAGCCACCGTTGAGTGGACAACCGGCTCATCGCCTGGGGATCGGCGCCCACCGCATTGCCATTCCTCTCCACAGCCGTGGCACGCCGCGAGAACGCAAGGACGTCATCAGTGAGGAAGTCGCCAACAGCCTGCGCATCGTACAAACAGGACCCGACCGGCTGGTGCTGTGCCTGCAATACCCGCTGGATCCTGACTCTGAATTTACCCCTGCGTCCGAAACTTTGGAGCTGGCCGTCTGCATCCAGACCTTGAACACCAAGGGGGTGTGGGAATCGCTGACTGACGTTATTCACCTCAACCCGCGCGGCAAGGATCATTTTCCTGCGTTACCCCGTCAATCCGTTACCGAGCATCCACCGTTGTTGCTGGTTGAAACCCATCTGTTGGAACTGGCCGACCATGCCCACCAAGATTGA
- the pip gene encoding prolyl aminopeptidase, which translates to MQTLYPQIKPYARHDLAVDATHTLYVDESGSPEGLPVVFIHGGPGAGCDAQSRCFFDPNLYRIVTFDQRGCGRSTPHASLENNTTWDLVADLERIRQHLGIDKWVLFGGSWGSTLALAYAQTHPERVHGLILRGIFLCRPQEIEWFYQAGASRLFPDYWQDYIAPIPLDERGDLLTAFHKRLVGNDQIAQMHAAKAWSTWEGRTATLRPNPLVVDRFSEPQRALSIARIECHYFSNNAFLEPNQLIRDMGKIAHLPGVIIHGRYDVICPLDNAWELHQAWPNSELQVIRDAGHAASEPGITDALVRAADQMARRLLDLAPDEA; encoded by the coding sequence ATGCAGACTTTGTACCCGCAGATCAAACCCTACGCCCGGCACGATCTGGCCGTCGATGCAACCCACACCCTGTACGTCGACGAAAGCGGTTCACCGGAAGGATTGCCGGTGGTGTTCATCCACGGCGGCCCCGGTGCCGGATGTGATGCCCAGAGTCGTTGCTTCTTCGATCCCAACCTGTATCGCATTGTCACTTTCGATCAGCGCGGTTGCGGTCGCTCCACGCCCCACGCCAGCCTGGAAAACAACACGACCTGGGATCTGGTCGCGGACCTTGAGCGGATTCGCCAGCACCTGGGCATCGACAAATGGGTGCTGTTTGGCGGTTCCTGGGGTTCGACCCTGGCGCTGGCCTATGCGCAAACCCATCCTGAGCGTGTACACGGCCTGATCCTGCGCGGGATCTTTCTGTGCCGCCCGCAGGAGATCGAATGGTTCTATCAGGCCGGGGCGAGCCGTCTGTTCCCCGATTACTGGCAGGACTACATTGCGCCGATCCCGCTGGATGAGCGCGGCGACTTGCTGACTGCGTTCCACAAACGCCTGGTCGGCAACGACCAGATTGCCCAGATGCATGCGGCCAAGGCCTGGTCCACCTGGGAGGGCCGCACCGCGACCCTGCGTCCGAACCCGCTGGTGGTCGATCGCTTCTCCGAGCCACAACGTGCATTGTCGATTGCCCGCATCGAATGCCACTACTTCAGCAACAACGCCTTCCTGGAGCCGAACCAATTGATCCGCGACATGGGCAAGATCGCCCATTTGCCTGGCGTAATCATCCATGGCCGCTATGACGTGATCTGCCCGCTGGATAACGCCTGGGAATTGCACCAGGCCTGGCCGAACAGCGAACTGCAGGTCATCCGCGATGCCGGTCATGCCGCTTCCGAACCGGGCATCACTGACGCACTGGTCCGCGCCGCCGATCAGATGGCTCGACGTCTGCTCGACCTGGCGCCTGACGAGGCATGA
- a CDS encoding glucan biosynthesis protein G has translation MIVSPCNAPKLSAKRLRSALLAGSALLCLLSAGQLWAFSLDDVSAKAKELAAQKYEAPRSNLPNEFRDMKFADYQKIRFLTEKAEWADQKTPFKLSFYHQGMHFDTPVKINEITANTVEEIKYDPSRFDFGDMQFDPKATEQLGYAGFRVLYPINKADKQDEIMTMLGASYFRVVGKGHVYGLSARGMALDTALPSGEEFPRFREFWIQQPKPGDKHLVIFALLDSPRATGAYRLTLRPGSDTIVDVKAQMYLRDKVGKLGIAPLTSMYLFGANQPSKVLNYRRELHDSSGLAIHAGNGEWIWRPLNNPKHLAVSNFSVENPRGFGLLQRGRDFSHYEDLDDRYDKRPSAWIEPKGDWGKGTVDLVEIPTADETNDNIVAFWNPEKLPEPGQPLDVAYRMHWTMDEDSIHAPDSAWVKQTLRSTGDVKQSNLIRQPDGSVAYLVDFEGPSLAALPADADVRSQVSVGDNAELVENSVRYNPETKGWRLTLRMKIKDPGKSTEMRAALVQNIVPADLAKTSIPASNSSVAKADKVAAKQQEKADKEAKQAEAKQAEAKPVADAKDKANKDAKQPVAADAAPATPESAPTEEVLTETWSYQLPADE, from the coding sequence GTGATTGTTAGTCCCTGTAACGCACCAAAATTGTCTGCCAAACGGTTACGCAGCGCCCTGTTAGCGGGCTCTGCGCTGCTCTGCCTGCTCAGCGCCGGCCAGCTTTGGGCATTCAGTCTGGATGATGTATCGGCCAAGGCAAAAGAGCTGGCCGCGCAGAAATACGAAGCGCCGCGCAGTAACCTGCCGAACGAGTTCCGCGACATGAAATTCGCGGACTATCAGAAAATTCGTTTTCTGACGGAAAAAGCCGAGTGGGCTGATCAGAAGACGCCGTTCAAGCTGTCCTTCTATCACCAGGGCATGCATTTCGATACGCCGGTGAAAATCAACGAAATTACCGCGAACACCGTCGAAGAGATCAAATATGATCCGAGTCGTTTCGACTTCGGCGACATGCAGTTCGATCCAAAGGCCACCGAACAACTGGGTTATGCCGGTTTCCGTGTGCTGTACCCGATCAACAAGGCCGACAAGCAAGACGAAATCATGACCATGCTCGGCGCGAGCTACTTCCGCGTCGTCGGCAAGGGTCACGTCTATGGCTTGTCCGCTCGCGGCATGGCGCTGGATACCGCATTGCCGTCCGGCGAAGAATTCCCGCGTTTTCGCGAGTTCTGGATTCAGCAGCCCAAGCCAGGCGACAAGCACCTGGTGATCTTTGCCCTGCTGGATTCTCCTCGTGCCACTGGCGCCTATCGCCTGACCCTGCGTCCGGGCAGCGATACCATCGTCGACGTCAAGGCGCAGATGTACCTGCGTGACAAGGTCGGCAAACTGGGTATCGCCCCGTTGACCAGCATGTACCTGTTCGGCGCCAACCAGCCGTCGAAAGTACTCAACTACCGTCGCGAGCTGCACGACTCCAGCGGCCTGGCGATCCATGCCGGCAATGGCGAGTGGATCTGGCGTCCGCTGAACAACCCGAAACACCTGGCCGTGAGCAACTTCAGCGTGGAAAACCCGCGCGGCTTCGGTCTGCTGCAACGTGGCCGTGACTTCAGCCACTACGAAGATCTCGACGATCGCTACGACAAGCGCCCAAGCGCCTGGATCGAGCCGAAGGGTGACTGGGGCAAGGGCACAGTCGACCTGGTCGAGATTCCGACCGCCGACGAAACCAACGACAACATCGTTGCTTTCTGGAACCCGGAAAAATTGCCGGAACCTGGCCAGCCGCTCGATGTCGCTTATCGTATGCACTGGACCATGGATGAGGACTCGATTCACGCGCCAGACAGCGCCTGGGTCAAGCAGACCCTGCGTTCGACCGGTGACGTCAAACAGTCCAACCTGATTCGTCAGCCGGACGGCAGCGTTGCCTACCTGGTGGACTTCGAAGGCCCGTCCCTGGCGGCTTTGCCGGCCGATGCGGATGTTCGCAGCCAGGTCAGCGTCGGCGACAACGCTGAGCTTGTGGAAAACAGCGTGCGCTACAACCCTGAAACCAAGGGCTGGCGCCTGACCCTGCGGATGAAGATCAAGGATCCGGGCAAGTCCACCGAGATGCGTGCCGCACTGGTGCAGAACATCGTGCCGGCGGACCTGGCCAAGACTTCGATTCCAGCGTCGAACTCGTCGGTTGCCAAGGCCGACAAGGTTGCCGCCAAGCAACAAGAGAAAGCGGACAAGGAAGCCAAGCAAGCGGAGGCCAAGCAGGCTGAAGCCAAGCCTGTTGCAGATGCCAAGGACAAGGCCAATAAAGACGCCAAGCAGCCTGTCGCTGCCGACGCGGCCCCAGCCACACCGGAATCGGCCCCGACTGAAGAAGTCCTGACCGAGACCTGGAGCTATCAGTTGCCTGCCGATGAGTAA
- a CDS encoding type VI secretion system tip protein VgrG — MLSDAKQVVFKLDIEGFPHDLQVLEFRAKEALNRPYEVKLELVSERPDLDLDSLLHRLAYLRLGPDNSGLHGQIHGVAQGDSGKRLTRYQMTLVPRLTYLTHCHNQRIFQNLSVPQIIASVLKDQGMQPDTWRFQLSAEYRPRLYCVQYETDLHFLLRLCEEEGLHFHFEHSPDGHVLVFGDDQTSFSKPSQSTAYRPGSGMVAEAPVIDRFKLRLETRPTHVSRRDYDFEKPRLELDSEAKAPLLPHLEDYGFPGQFTHRERGKHLSNRALERHRADYRQANGRGDQSAMRCGHFVDISEHPRADWNGLWLLTEVEHVGLQPQVLEESITDTSPQDGFSQGYRNHFVATPWDIPFRPALEHAKPRITGNQHAIVTGPPGEEIYCDKYGRVKVQLPWDREGQHNEQSSCWLRVATGWAHDRYGSVLIPRVGMEVLVGFTDGDPDKPFVLGCMPNASTPVPLDLPAEHTRSIFRSQSSPGGGGYNELRIEDRKGGEEIALRAQRDFVQHVLNDERIQVDNQRTVIIGGTASHDLRGEEHHLTHGNRLTELKQDDHLLVHGDRHVRTTNHLLNATQHIHLSAGQQVVIDGVVRLSLQAGGHWLTLGPEGIFSSVPILQGGAPAVGRPAEPLMPGALPLLKVTFDAVQQRHALISSRASRCVICEAAQA, encoded by the coding sequence ATGCTAAGCGATGCCAAGCAGGTCGTTTTCAAACTCGACATTGAAGGTTTTCCCCACGACCTTCAGGTACTCGAATTCCGCGCCAAGGAAGCGCTGAACCGGCCCTACGAAGTCAAGCTCGAACTGGTCAGCGAACGCCCCGACCTGGACCTCGACTCTCTGCTACATCGTTTGGCTTATCTGCGCTTAGGTCCTGACAACTCCGGCCTTCATGGGCAGATCCATGGCGTGGCTCAAGGCGATTCAGGCAAGCGCCTGACCCGTTATCAGATGACTCTGGTGCCCCGGCTCACCTACCTCACCCACTGTCATAACCAGCGTATTTTTCAAAACCTGAGTGTGCCGCAGATCATCGCCAGCGTGCTTAAAGACCAAGGAATGCAGCCCGATACCTGGCGCTTCCAGTTGAGCGCCGAGTACCGACCCCGGCTGTATTGCGTGCAATACGAAACCGACCTGCATTTCCTTCTACGGTTGTGCGAGGAAGAAGGTCTGCACTTTCATTTCGAGCATAGTCCCGACGGACATGTGCTGGTGTTCGGTGACGATCAAACCAGCTTCTCGAAACCCTCCCAGTCAACCGCGTACAGGCCAGGCAGTGGCATGGTCGCCGAAGCGCCGGTGATCGATCGTTTCAAGCTGCGACTGGAAACCCGCCCGACCCACGTCAGCCGGCGTGATTACGACTTCGAGAAACCGCGTCTGGAGCTCGACAGCGAGGCCAAAGCCCCGCTGCTGCCGCACCTTGAGGATTATGGTTTCCCAGGGCAGTTCACCCATCGTGAGCGCGGTAAACATCTGTCCAATCGGGCACTGGAACGCCACCGCGCCGATTACCGGCAAGCCAACGGGCGCGGTGATCAGAGCGCCATGCGCTGTGGCCATTTCGTCGACATATCCGAACACCCCCGCGCTGACTGGAATGGCCTGTGGCTTCTGACTGAAGTCGAGCATGTTGGCCTGCAACCCCAAGTGCTTGAGGAGTCGATCACCGATACCAGTCCGCAGGACGGTTTCAGCCAGGGCTACCGTAACCACTTCGTTGCGACACCTTGGGACATCCCGTTCAGACCGGCTCTTGAACACGCCAAACCGCGAATAACGGGTAACCAGCATGCCATCGTCACAGGCCCGCCCGGCGAAGAGATCTACTGCGACAAATACGGCCGGGTAAAGGTTCAACTGCCGTGGGACCGAGAGGGTCAGCACAACGAACAATCGAGCTGCTGGCTGCGGGTCGCTACCGGTTGGGCCCATGACCGCTATGGCAGCGTGCTGATCCCGCGGGTTGGCATGGAAGTGCTGGTGGGATTCACCGATGGCGACCCCGACAAACCCTTCGTCCTTGGCTGTATGCCCAACGCCTCAACCCCCGTGCCACTGGATCTGCCGGCAGAGCACACCCGCAGCATTTTCCGTAGCCAAAGCAGCCCCGGCGGTGGCGGTTACAACGAGTTGCGCATCGAGGACCGGAAAGGCGGCGAGGAAATTGCCCTGCGTGCCCAGCGCGATTTCGTCCAGCACGTGCTCAACGACGAACGCATTCAAGTCGACAACCAGCGCACCGTGATCATCGGTGGCACCGCCAGCCACGACCTGCGCGGTGAAGAACATCACCTCACCCACGGCAACCGCCTGACGGAACTCAAGCAGGACGATCATCTGTTGGTTCACGGCGACCGCCACGTCCGAACCACCAATCACCTGCTCAATGCCACCCAGCACATTCACCTGAGCGCCGGGCAGCAAGTCGTCATCGATGGCGTTGTGCGCCTGTCGCTCCAGGCTGGCGGTCACTGGCTGACGCTGGGGCCGGAAGGCATTTTCAGCAGCGTGCCGATTCTACAGGGCGGCGCCCCGGCCGTGGGTCGACCCGCCGAGCCCCTGATGCCGGGCGCCTTGCCCCTGCTGAAAGTGACGTTCGATGCGGTCCAGCAACGACATGCGTTGATTTCAAGCCGCGCCTCACGCTGCGTGATTTGCGAGGCCGCTCAAGCATGA
- the dtd gene encoding D-aminoacyl-tRNA deacylase: MKGLLQRVRGARVEVAGEVVGAVDQGLLVLVAVEPDDTRASADKLLNKLLNYRVFSDAEGKMNLSLADVGGGLLLVSQFTLAADTKSGLRPSFSTAAPPALGEELFDYLLSKAKQVHGTVASGRFGADMQVHLVNDGPVTFLLQS; this comes from the coding sequence ATGAAGGGTCTGCTGCAACGGGTGCGTGGCGCAAGAGTCGAGGTTGCGGGCGAGGTCGTGGGTGCCGTTGATCAGGGATTGCTGGTCCTGGTGGCCGTTGAGCCCGACGACACGCGGGCCAGCGCTGACAAACTTCTCAATAAGCTGCTTAACTATCGAGTGTTCAGTGACGCTGAGGGCAAGATGAATCTGTCCTTGGCGGATGTGGGCGGCGGGCTGCTGCTGGTCTCTCAGTTCACCCTGGCCGCCGATACCAAAAGCGGGCTGCGTCCGAGTTTCTCGACTGCGGCCCCTCCGGCGCTGGGAGAGGAACTGTTCGACTATCTATTAAGCAAAGCGAAACAGGTGCATGGCACTGTGGCATCAGGTAGATTCGGCGCGGATATGCAGGTGCACCTGGTCAATGATGGCCCGGTAACCTTCCTGTTACAGTCCTGA
- a CDS encoding DUF4123 domain-containing protein — MKLFTSLPEDLPWSEQQAFLLLDGTTLSDLPERLKKLSPGTTTVALYDCPSFTALRDISPLLVAVQQPDEPLVQFYLEHAHEESSVLLFSTAPAHDVAQHLRKLLTVELPEGLPVILRLADAAVAQALFGSGDQRLFGPIVCVVMADSVSADWQRHQPRLPDCPELTTPYRLSPELDAALDRVDRRRALLELDAHLLKYFPDRHGGETVAQRWPMLEQLESEAGALGLSSQSELFHYANVMAWLDGTALEQHPSIAHLLHAPSLQPPGERVALAAGLAQRWSSQGGRP; from the coding sequence ATGAAGCTTTTCACCTCACTGCCTGAAGACCTGCCCTGGAGCGAGCAACAAGCTTTCCTGTTGCTGGACGGTACGACCTTGAGCGATTTGCCGGAACGCTTGAAAAAACTCAGTCCCGGCACCACCACCGTCGCGCTGTATGACTGCCCGTCGTTTACTGCGCTGCGGGATATCTCACCGCTGTTGGTGGCCGTTCAACAACCTGACGAGCCACTCGTTCAGTTTTATCTGGAGCACGCACACGAGGAATCGAGCGTGCTGTTGTTCAGCACCGCGCCTGCGCATGACGTTGCGCAACACTTGCGCAAACTGTTGACCGTTGAATTGCCCGAAGGTCTGCCGGTGATCCTGCGTTTGGCCGATGCGGCAGTGGCGCAGGCATTGTTCGGCAGTGGCGATCAACGTTTGTTCGGTCCCATTGTCTGCGTGGTGATGGCCGACAGTGTTAGCGCCGATTGGCAGCGTCATCAACCGCGACTGCCCGACTGCCCGGAACTGACCACGCCCTATCGCCTGAGCCCTGAACTGGATGCAGCGTTGGACCGGGTTGATCGGCGCCGCGCGTTGCTCGAGCTCGACGCCCATTTGCTCAAATACTTTCCCGATCGCCATGGCGGCGAAACCGTGGCCCAGCGTTGGCCCATGCTCGAACAGCTGGAGTCCGAGGCTGGCGCCTTGGGCTTGAGTAGCCAATCCGAACTTTTCCACTACGCCAACGTCATGGCCTGGCTGGACGGCACAGCGCTCGAACAACATCCATCTATCGCCCATTTGCTCCACGCACCCTCACTGCAACCCCCTGGCGAGCGCGTGGCGCTGGCCGCTGGTCTGGCTCAGCGCTGGTCCAGCCAAGGAGGACGCCCATGA